The Pirellulimonas nuda genome includes a region encoding these proteins:
- a CDS encoding glycoside hydrolase family 2 TIM barrel-domain containing protein, producing MLLYCMALGVPWTAWGGTRVEQDLNAGWRFRLGDFPAAKAPGFDDGQWRTLDVPHDWAFEAGYAEDNPQGASGGYGAGGIGWYRRDFDLPVAWRGRRVRLEFDAVYMNSEVWINGQPLGKRPYGYISFGYDLTPYLRPGRNVVAVRVDNSLEPSARWYHGCGIYAPVRLVVTDEVRVAPSGVHITTPSISGKLAKVHVATEISNASDAASRCELVTTLLDPNGEVVATQRDRVALAQGTTTIEQALNVPKPQRWDVDSPALYTARSEVVLEGDDGDSVETRFGIREIDWKPDTGFWLNGRNVKLKGVCEHLEGGPVGAAWPDELIRWKLELLKSMGCNAIRTSHNPQVPRFYDLCDELGLLVMDEAFDGWGRKATHDYGAQAFDAWWERDLRDFLRRDRNHPSIIIWSMGNETRGSVAADLVRVCHEMDPTRPVTSGHSGSEFMDVYGVNGASERQDFFTKKRPNKAFIATECPHTWQVRDFYRSQTWYRDGYTTSGKGAFPIPDLTPTEIFSYEGLSPEERTNRKQHFNSSYDNATVRITARQSWQLTRDLRWFTGSFRWTGFDYPGEAGYVHGGWPFRAFMGGPLDMAGFPKDLYYFYQSQWTDTPMVHLLPHWTHPKMKPGTKIPVWAYSNAEEVELLVNGESLGRQRPGREWDKMQCEWMVPWRPGTIEAVAYRNGKEVARTARRTAGVPTQLRIESDTTDLAADGKDVAVLTVALADEAGTRNPYGENRVSFYVEGPARLLSIESGSPIDVDPNWNAIDRRAFFGLNRAFLQSTGEGEGDVSVLVAAILGEPGQPTSDQVDIDCRRVALRGNAKADDWQIHYTLDGSRPTLQSPAYARPFAVQLGTTVRAAVFVEGERLFDMQQRFAKDEGLYWGDPEAKPSSGGDQAEDATLVGAEKRSSGAGFNGAGYADFAGGEGHVEWYQENDGDGGPVQLVFRYAVQDPQGGRTMALYVNGEKVKDIRFKNTGDWNKHWQTLTVDARLARGANRIRLATTGEGGVNVDELRVESP from the coding sequence GTGCTCCTCTACTGTATGGCGCTCGGCGTTCCCTGGACGGCATGGGGGGGGACGCGTGTTGAGCAAGATCTGAACGCAGGCTGGCGGTTCCGCCTAGGCGACTTCCCCGCCGCCAAGGCGCCGGGCTTTGACGATGGACAGTGGCGGACGCTCGACGTGCCGCACGACTGGGCGTTCGAGGCCGGCTACGCCGAGGACAACCCGCAGGGGGCTTCGGGGGGCTACGGCGCGGGGGGGATCGGTTGGTATCGGCGCGACTTCGACCTGCCCGTAGCCTGGCGAGGCCGCCGGGTGCGACTCGAGTTTGACGCGGTCTACATGAACAGCGAGGTCTGGATCAACGGCCAGCCGCTCGGCAAGCGGCCGTACGGCTATATCAGCTTCGGCTACGACCTGACGCCCTACCTCAGGCCGGGCCGCAACGTCGTGGCGGTGCGGGTCGACAACTCACTGGAGCCCAGCGCCCGCTGGTACCACGGATGCGGCATCTACGCGCCGGTCCGATTGGTCGTGACCGACGAGGTGCGTGTAGCGCCCAGCGGCGTGCATATCACGACCCCCAGCATCAGCGGCAAGCTGGCCAAGGTGCATGTTGCGACGGAAATCTCCAATGCGTCGGACGCGGCGTCGCGGTGCGAGCTTGTCACCACGCTGCTGGACCCCAACGGCGAAGTGGTCGCCACGCAGCGGGATCGAGTCGCGCTCGCGCAGGGCACGACCACAATCGAGCAAGCCTTGAATGTCCCGAAGCCGCAGCGTTGGGATGTCGATTCCCCTGCGCTCTACACCGCGCGGAGCGAGGTGGTCCTAGAGGGCGATGACGGCGACAGCGTCGAGACACGCTTCGGCATCCGCGAGATCGACTGGAAGCCCGACACCGGCTTCTGGCTGAACGGCCGGAACGTAAAACTCAAGGGGGTGTGCGAGCACCTGGAAGGGGGCCCGGTCGGCGCCGCCTGGCCGGACGAGCTGATCCGCTGGAAACTCGAACTGCTCAAGAGTATGGGCTGCAACGCCATCCGCACGTCGCACAACCCGCAGGTGCCGCGGTTCTACGACCTGTGCGACGAGCTGGGGCTGCTGGTGATGGACGAGGCCTTCGACGGCTGGGGGCGGAAGGCGACGCACGACTACGGCGCCCAGGCGTTCGACGCGTGGTGGGAGCGAGACCTGCGCGACTTCTTGAGACGCGACCGAAACCACCCGTCGATCATTATCTGGAGCATGGGCAACGAAACGCGTGGCAGCGTGGCTGCCGACCTGGTGCGGGTGTGTCATGAGATGGACCCGACGCGCCCGGTCACTTCCGGGCACTCCGGCTCGGAGTTCATGGACGTCTACGGCGTCAACGGCGCCAGCGAGCGGCAAGACTTCTTCACGAAGAAGCGGCCCAACAAAGCGTTCATCGCCACCGAATGCCCCCACACCTGGCAGGTCCGCGATTTCTACCGTTCACAGACCTGGTACCGCGACGGTTACACCACGTCGGGCAAGGGCGCCTTCCCGATCCCCGACCTCACGCCGACCGAAATATTTAGCTACGAAGGCCTCTCGCCCGAGGAGCGAACCAACCGCAAGCAGCACTTCAATTCGTCGTACGACAACGCCACGGTTCGGATCACTGCGCGGCAGAGTTGGCAGCTCACACGCGACCTGCGGTGGTTCACCGGCAGCTTCCGTTGGACCGGCTTCGACTACCCGGGCGAAGCCGGCTACGTGCACGGCGGCTGGCCCTTCCGCGCGTTCATGGGGGGCCCCTTGGACATGGCGGGTTTCCCCAAGGACCTCTACTACTTCTACCAATCGCAGTGGACCGACACGCCGATGGTGCACCTGTTGCCGCACTGGACGCACCCCAAGATGAAACCGGGGACCAAGATCCCCGTGTGGGCGTACTCGAACGCCGAAGAAGTAGAGCTGCTGGTCAACGGCGAGTCGCTCGGCCGCCAACGGCCGGGGCGAGAGTGGGACAAGATGCAGTGCGAATGGATGGTCCCGTGGCGCCCCGGGACGATCGAAGCGGTTGCGTACCGCAACGGCAAAGAAGTCGCCCGCACCGCGCGCCGCACCGCCGGCGTGCCGACGCAGCTACGGATCGAATCCGACACGACCGACCTTGCCGCGGACGGCAAAGACGTTGCTGTGCTTACCGTCGCCTTGGCGGACGAAGCAGGAACGCGGAACCCGTACGGCGAGAACCGCGTGTCGTTCTACGTCGAGGGCCCAGCGCGGCTGCTGTCGATCGAGAGCGGCAGCCCGATTGACGTCGATCCGAACTGGAACGCCATCGATCGGCGGGCGTTCTTCGGATTGAACCGGGCCTTCTTGCAATCGACGGGCGAAGGGGAGGGGGACGTTTCGGTGCTCGTGGCGGCCATCCTGGGCGAACCGGGCCAGCCCACCAGCGATCAAGTCGACATCGATTGCCGCCGCGTCGCGCTACGCGGCAACGCGAAGGCCGACGATTGGCAGATCCACTACACGCTCGACGGATCGCGGCCGACGCTGCAAAGCCCTGCGTACGCGCGGCCCTTCGCGGTGCAGCTCGGCACGACGGTCAGGGCGGCCGTATTTGTCGAGGGCGAGCGGCTGTTCGACATGCAGCAGCGGTTCGCCAAGGACGAGGGCCTGTACTGGGGCGACCCCGAGGCGAAGCCATCGTCCGGCGGCGACCAGGCAGAAGACGCCACGCTCGTCGGCGCCGAGAAGCGTAGCTCGGGCGCCGGCTTTAACGGCGCGGGGTACGCCGACTTCGCCGGCGGCGAGGGCCATGTCGAGTGGTATCAAGAAAACGACGGCGACGGCGGGCCGGTGCAACTCGTCTTCCGCTACGCGGTGCAAGACCCTCAGGGGGGCCGCACGATGGCCCTGTATGTTAACGGCGAGAAAGTCAAAGACATTCGATTTAAGAACACCGGCGACTGGAACAAACACTGGCAGACGCTGACGGTAGACGCCCGCCTGGCCCGCGGCGCCAACCGCATCCGTCTGGCGACCACCGGCGAAGGGGGCGTGAACGTGGACGAGCTGCGGGTGGAGTCGCCGTAG
- a CDS encoding helix-turn-helix domain-containing protein, translating to MSTLSDNEPFDDFLGLRASTLHGVRLLVFAGVSGSGKSTAMRFLEREHPRFRGMPSTVLGPHPTPAALDGSRRFVLVEEVHRPAELKGVARLLRLGHTVAVASHLPLAWYTPFRLAWRCRFFQTDRDAAKISRYLTGRRVRFTEAAVADYCRRYGASYLDAAHILERFPLDDFDRAYGAFQRLCRIKRGQSGPG from the coding sequence GTGAGCACCCTGTCCGACAACGAGCCGTTCGACGACTTCCTCGGCCTGCGCGCCTCGACGCTGCACGGCGTGCGGCTGCTGGTCTTCGCCGGCGTGAGCGGCAGCGGAAAGTCGACCGCGATGCGGTTCCTCGAGCGCGAGCACCCGCGGTTCCGCGGGATGCCCAGCACCGTGCTCGGTCCCCACCCTACCCCCGCGGCGCTGGACGGCTCGCGCCGCTTCGTGCTCGTGGAGGAGGTGCATCGGCCGGCAGAACTCAAGGGGGTCGCCCGATTGCTGCGGCTGGGACACACGGTGGCGGTCGCGTCGCACCTGCCGCTGGCGTGGTACACGCCGTTCCGCCTCGCCTGGCGCTGCCGCTTCTTCCAGACCGACCGCGACGCCGCCAAGATCTCCCGCTACCTCACGGGCCGGCGGGTGCGATTCACCGAGGCGGCGGTGGCCGATTATTGCCGCCGCTACGGCGCCAGCTACCTCGACGCGGCGCACATCTTGGAGCGGTTCCCCCTGGACGACTTCGACCGCGCGTACGGCGCGTTCCAGCGGCTTTGCCGCATCAAGCGTGGGCAGTCCGGACCCGGATAG
- a CDS encoding bacterioferritin, with protein sequence MTNARTIENLQTALAMELTATHQYQLHAGVLDDWGLSLLATQMRVELQEELGHSEAFMVRILFFNGEPQLKLAKTPLQARSLKEMFASDLADEKDAIEFYTRASIEAATDGDIGTRQLFERVALEEEQHMSWLELQLDLLERMGEPAYIAKHMPAPGGV encoded by the coding sequence ATGACCAACGCACGCACGATCGAGAACCTTCAGACGGCTCTCGCGATGGAGTTGACCGCTACCCATCAGTACCAGTTGCACGCCGGTGTTCTTGACGACTGGGGCCTGAGTCTGTTGGCGACGCAGATGCGAGTCGAGCTCCAAGAAGAGCTTGGCCACTCTGAGGCGTTCATGGTTCGCATCTTGTTCTTCAACGGCGAGCCCCAGCTCAAACTGGCGAAGACCCCGCTCCAGGCCCGATCGCTGAAGGAGATGTTCGCGTCCGATCTTGCCGACGAGAAGGACGCCATCGAGTTCTACACAAGAGCGTCCATAGAGGCTGCGACCGACGGAGACATCGGCACGCGGCAGCTCTTTGAGCGGGTCGCCTTGGAGGAAGAGCAGCACATGAGCTGGCTGGAATTGCAGCTCGACTTGCTCGAGCGGATGGGGGAGCCCGCCTACATCGCCAAGCACATGCCCGCCCCCGGCGGGGTGTAG
- a CDS encoding cytochrome-c peroxidase, which produces MRVSKNQRRLKVWPAVLMAFALPMTAPAQGPARGGPPGGVMGRGMGRDASMAADQAGFHFLLLNHGSIERSVTELPDGVRTQTTSADAEVAAQIRTHVAAMHRRMEQGRPVRRWDPLMAALFEKADLVDLEIAEIPGGIEATETSTDPETIALIQEHAKVVSGFVARGFAEAQLSHPTSGAIRESKPTPRTETQPQAKQRLLKQSAEFDRVYIPALALTNQGLQKPSLEALTRLREWLVAMREGPVEATSGDRPSLFDGAEQVVSESIRLAQAGELLKAHATLEPLREQLAARRRASDVDYPLDVLSDYHAVMEAIVKPAKDADASRLDAAAFERLRQQAAAAASVWARVEQTNFHVEGAGPRDEQLQQLESLIRANREAISRLNQALRGGDAAQVLAAAVGIKPPFAKLYMSFGDFTGLTKRASSAAGAPAAPNAPPSQLPDGWSALPASAEPPGEVPASNDLTELGKQLFFEPRISLTGTVSCNSCHNVMEGGDDGRTTSMGVLGRTGTRNSPTVWNAAFMPTQFWDGRAVTLEEQAGGPMLASPEMGMSSHDLVVSRLRLVPGYVEAFRKTFGGDDPVSIENTTKAIAAFERTLITPGSRYDRYAAGETSALTQQEARGMQHFEQVGCASCHAAPLFGGEFNEFPTMADDLFVQRHRLTEDRGRELATGDEADRYRFKTPTLRNITLTAPYLHNGSAATLEETVRLMGAVQLGEDLDDAQVADLVAFLGSLEGPFPEIAIPHLPSRAGESILPAGDPESETGAAPRP; this is translated from the coding sequence ATGCGAGTCTCTAAGAATCAACGTCGCCTCAAGGTCTGGCCCGCGGTGCTAATGGCGTTTGCTCTGCCGATGACGGCGCCCGCCCAGGGGCCCGCCCGCGGTGGGCCGCCAGGGGGTGTCATGGGGCGCGGGATGGGGCGCGACGCCTCGATGGCGGCCGACCAAGCCGGCTTCCACTTCTTGCTCCTCAACCACGGCTCGATCGAGCGGAGCGTCACCGAGTTGCCCGATGGCGTTCGGACGCAGACTACCTCGGCCGACGCCGAAGTCGCCGCCCAGATCCGTACCCATGTCGCGGCGATGCACCGGCGGATGGAACAGGGGAGGCCGGTGAGGCGTTGGGACCCGCTCATGGCGGCGCTGTTCGAGAAAGCGGACCTGGTAGACCTTGAGATCGCCGAGATCCCAGGAGGGATCGAGGCGACCGAAACCTCCACCGACCCGGAGACGATCGCCCTGATCCAGGAGCACGCCAAGGTGGTGTCGGGTTTTGTCGCGAGAGGCTTTGCGGAGGCCCAATTGTCTCATCCGACCTCCGGCGCTATCCGAGAAAGCAAGCCAACGCCACGGACCGAAACCCAGCCGCAGGCGAAGCAGCGGCTGCTCAAGCAGTCCGCCGAGTTTGATCGGGTCTACATCCCCGCCTTGGCCCTAACGAACCAGGGGCTTCAGAAGCCGAGCCTCGAGGCCCTGACGCGGCTCCGCGAGTGGCTCGTGGCGATGAGGGAAGGACCCGTCGAAGCTACGAGCGGCGATCGCCCGAGTCTCTTCGACGGCGCCGAACAGGTGGTCTCTGAGTCTATCCGACTGGCGCAGGCCGGAGAACTCCTCAAGGCCCACGCGACCCTCGAACCGCTGCGGGAACAGCTTGCCGCCCGCCGCAGAGCATCGGACGTCGACTACCCGCTCGACGTGCTCAGCGACTATCACGCCGTGATGGAGGCGATCGTCAAACCGGCCAAGGACGCGGACGCCAGCCGTCTCGACGCGGCCGCGTTCGAACGCCTCCGCCAACAAGCGGCTGCTGCGGCGTCGGTCTGGGCGCGTGTCGAACAAACCAACTTCCACGTCGAGGGCGCAGGCCCTCGGGACGAGCAATTGCAGCAGCTCGAATCCTTGATTCGCGCCAACCGGGAAGCGATCTCTCGGCTTAATCAAGCGCTGCGGGGGGGCGACGCCGCGCAGGTGCTGGCCGCCGCGGTGGGCATCAAGCCGCCGTTTGCCAAGCTGTATATGAGCTTCGGTGATTTTACCGGACTAACGAAGCGCGCCTCGTCGGCCGCGGGAGCGCCCGCGGCCCCCAACGCCCCACCCAGCCAGCTCCCCGACGGCTGGTCGGCGCTGCCGGCATCCGCCGAGCCACCCGGAGAAGTGCCGGCGTCCAACGACCTCACGGAGCTCGGCAAGCAGCTCTTCTTCGAACCAAGGATTTCCCTTACCGGGACGGTGTCTTGCAACTCTTGCCACAACGTGATGGAGGGAGGAGACGACGGGCGAACGACCTCGATGGGGGTCCTCGGCCGGACCGGGACCCGCAACTCGCCGACCGTCTGGAACGCCGCCTTCATGCCTACGCAGTTCTGGGACGGCCGCGCCGTGACGCTCGAAGAGCAGGCCGGCGGGCCGATGCTGGCTTCGCCCGAGATGGGGATGTCCTCCCACGACCTCGTCGTGTCGCGACTGCGCTTGGTCCCCGGCTACGTCGAAGCGTTCCGGAAGACCTTCGGCGGAGACGACCCCGTCTCGATCGAGAACACGACCAAAGCCATCGCCGCGTTTGAACGGACGCTGATCACGCCCGGCAGCCGCTACGACCGCTACGCCGCCGGCGAGACCTCGGCGCTCACCCAACAAGAGGCCCGCGGCATGCAGCACTTCGAACAGGTCGGCTGCGCGTCGTGCCACGCCGCCCCGCTGTTTGGCGGCGAGTTCAATGAGTTTCCGACGATGGCCGACGACCTATTCGTCCAGCGGCACCGCCTTACCGAAGACCGCGGCCGCGAGCTGGCGACCGGCGACGAAGCGGACCGCTACCGGTTCAAGACGCCGACCCTCCGCAACATCACCCTCACGGCGCCCTACCTTCACAACGGCTCGGCGGCCACGCTGGAAGAAACGGTGCGTTTGATGGGGGCCGTGCAGTTGGGCGAGGACCTGGACGACGCTCAGGTTGCCGACCTGGTGGCCTTCCTCGGATCGCTTGAGGGTCCGTTCCCCGAGATTGCGATCCCCCACCTCCCTTCGCGTGCAGGCGAATCGATCCTGCCCGCGGGCGACCCCGAGTCGGAAACCGGCGCCGCACCGCGACCGTAG
- a CDS encoding DUF3124 domain-containing protein — translation MPKRQDKPEGAAARRSNWGAAIVCLLAFLVVLGVYAYYLERRLDAFEQTLRPSTPNELLPDEPGRGDSNHLAANPVQGQVVYVPAYSHIYHGDGDPYLLTITLSVRNTSLNSEIIVKSVRYFNTKGEQVESYLDTPVRLPALGTTEVVVARDDASGGSGANFLVEWYSELPVSQPIIESVMIDTKAQQGLSFARRGTVITETTTRPAAADADGPTE, via the coding sequence ATGCCCAAGCGGCAAGATAAACCCGAGGGTGCGGCCGCGCGGCGAAGCAATTGGGGCGCCGCAATCGTATGCCTGCTGGCGTTCTTGGTGGTGCTTGGAGTCTACGCCTACTACCTAGAACGCCGGCTCGACGCGTTTGAGCAGACGCTGAGGCCCAGCACGCCCAACGAACTGCTGCCGGACGAGCCGGGGCGAGGCGACTCAAACCACCTGGCCGCCAATCCGGTGCAGGGCCAAGTTGTCTACGTGCCGGCCTACTCGCATATCTACCACGGCGACGGCGATCCGTACTTGCTGACGATCACACTGAGTGTGCGGAACACCAGCTTGAATAGCGAGATCATCGTCAAGTCGGTCCGCTACTTCAACACGAAGGGTGAACAGGTCGAGTCGTATCTCGACACGCCGGTCCGCTTGCCGGCCCTGGGGACGACCGAGGTGGTCGTCGCCCGCGACGACGCCTCCGGCGGCAGCGGGGCCAACTTTCTTGTCGAATGGTATTCCGAGCTGCCGGTGTCGCAGCCGATTATCGAATCGGTGATGATCGACACCAAGGCGCAGCAGGGGCTCTCCTTTGCTCGCCGCGGGACGGTCATCACGGAAACCACGACCAGACCCGCGGCAGCAGATGCGGACGGGCCAACCGAGTAG
- a CDS encoding glutathione synthetase: protein MKIGFVVNDMATERAEFTTTRLAMTATRLGHRSFTLGVGDFVYAPDGSIHAHARSVKGDSHESLEDYLADLRGEGEPIDRVCVDELDVLCLRNDPAEDASERTWAQTSGILFGQLAAARGVLVVNDPENLANALNKTYFQHFPEQVRPKTCISRNIEEIKEFISGENGKAVIKPLQGSGGQSVFLVDNLEKANLNQMIEAVTRDGYCIVQEYLPGATEGDVRMFVMNGRALCHEGKYAAFRRVNKSGDARSNMHSGGESVAAEVTDQMLELVEMVRPKLVCDGMFLVGLDIVDDKLMEINVFSPGGLGCAEQHTGVDFSEVVIKDLERKAKYKTYYGAEMRNNELASL, encoded by the coding sequence ATGAAGATTGGATTTGTTGTCAACGACATGGCGACCGAACGCGCCGAGTTTACGACGACCCGTCTGGCGATGACCGCCACAAGGCTGGGTCATCGGTCCTTCACGCTGGGTGTGGGAGACTTTGTCTACGCTCCCGACGGATCGATCCATGCGCACGCCCGCAGCGTGAAGGGCGACTCGCACGAGTCGCTGGAGGACTACCTCGCAGACCTACGGGGAGAGGGCGAACCTATCGACCGCGTCTGCGTGGATGAGCTGGACGTGCTGTGCCTGCGTAACGATCCGGCAGAAGACGCGAGCGAGCGGACCTGGGCGCAGACCTCGGGGATCCTCTTCGGGCAACTGGCCGCGGCGCGCGGCGTCCTGGTCGTCAACGACCCCGAGAACCTCGCCAACGCCCTCAACAAGACGTACTTCCAGCACTTCCCGGAACAGGTCCGCCCCAAGACCTGCATCAGCCGAAACATCGAAGAGATCAAGGAGTTTATCTCGGGCGAGAACGGAAAGGCGGTCATCAAACCGCTGCAGGGCTCCGGCGGCCAGAGCGTCTTCCTCGTTGACAACCTAGAGAAGGCCAACCTCAACCAGATGATCGAGGCGGTGACGCGCGACGGCTATTGCATTGTGCAGGAGTACCTGCCGGGCGCCACCGAAGGGGACGTGCGGATGTTCGTAATGAACGGGCGCGCACTCTGCCACGAAGGCAAGTACGCGGCCTTCCGCCGCGTCAATAAGTCGGGCGACGCGCGCAGCAACATGCACTCCGGCGGCGAGAGCGTGGCTGCGGAAGTTACCGATCAGATGCTCGAACTGGTCGAGATGGTCCGACCCAAACTGGTGTGCGACGGCATGTTCCTGGTGGGGCTCGACATTGTTGACGACAAGCTGATGGAGATCAACGTCTTCAGCCCCGGCGGCCTTGGGTGCGCTGAGCAGCACACCGGAGTCGATTTCTCGGAGGTCGTCATCAAAGACCTAGAACGCAAAGCAAAGTACAAGACGTACTACGGCGCCGAGATGAGGAACAATGAACTGGCATCGCTTTGA
- a CDS encoding flavohemoglobin expression-modulating QEGLA motif protein, translating to MSAATPPSDHEHWEQLGDLASGRLRENQRVSRSLPEGGRLVVDRPLPFLFVYRMPSGGRDAGTEQLLASEASYLIAPSDPQYHRGIVSLCKRLESAMQDVQGRFLQLELWAARVNSSGLSDEEPLPLLQPVFSVVCTPGDEDSEPVAALVQALTQVTISGRQSLVKVTPQQRVAPAGLEPISAGPGEARTVLGLEVRPIYRDSATQTVFPIVLHRLRSELATALRKTVAQFARPATPEAAPHFQSYGSRTLVKSLRSVDQRLCAVGESFDFLLQATPTNSVKAWAQFAEGGYAQEPAFAYRPLPYDPITLKRALFSVEADSVADPTLSHLFREKQVELDRQISALRDLNTPAFRYACLQLYGEVDDALAALAHELLDHVDPAEGAAAGGGDLSLDEVVKRAQQEIAYYRKRLPEFEASVSTDADIPSGVMVTRGTLLISENARITPRRIDALLHHEVGTHLLTYFNGRRQPLRLLSVGLAGYEELQEGIAVLLEHLSGGLTSSRVRVLAGRVVAVRMMSDGRPFTETFTRLHKRHGFAPRSAFLMTLRVYRGGGMTKDAIYLRGLRDLLEFLANEGDLEPLLVGKVALAHLRHLEELQRRGIVTPPAVLPRLWDLPELRQRLDACRGRSVRELLEMDR from the coding sequence GTGAGCGCAGCAACCCCGCCGTCTGACCACGAGCACTGGGAGCAGCTCGGCGACCTCGCTAGCGGGCGGCTGCGCGAGAACCAACGGGTCTCGAGGTCGCTGCCCGAAGGGGGCCGCTTGGTGGTCGACCGGCCGCTGCCGTTCCTGTTCGTCTACCGCATGCCGTCGGGCGGGCGCGATGCGGGCACCGAGCAGTTGCTCGCTTCGGAAGCCTCGTACTTGATTGCGCCGTCGGACCCGCAGTACCACCGCGGAATAGTCTCGCTGTGCAAACGGCTAGAATCCGCGATGCAAGACGTCCAGGGACGCTTCCTGCAGCTCGAGTTGTGGGCCGCCAGGGTTAACAGCTCCGGTCTTTCTGATGAGGAGCCTCTCCCCTTGCTCCAGCCGGTGTTCAGCGTGGTCTGCACACCGGGGGACGAGGACTCCGAGCCGGTCGCCGCCCTGGTCCAGGCGCTGACGCAAGTGACCATCTCGGGGCGTCAGTCCTTGGTGAAGGTGACCCCCCAGCAGCGGGTGGCCCCGGCGGGCCTCGAGCCGATCTCGGCCGGCCCCGGCGAAGCGCGGACCGTCCTTGGACTGGAAGTTCGCCCGATCTACCGCGACAGCGCGACTCAAACCGTGTTCCCCATCGTGCTCCATCGTCTGCGCTCCGAGCTGGCGACGGCGCTCCGCAAGACGGTCGCCCAGTTCGCCCGGCCGGCTACGCCGGAGGCCGCGCCGCACTTCCAATCGTACGGCTCGAGGACGCTGGTCAAGTCGCTGCGGAGCGTCGATCAAAGGCTCTGCGCGGTGGGCGAGTCGTTTGACTTCCTGCTGCAGGCGACCCCCACCAACTCGGTCAAGGCGTGGGCTCAATTCGCCGAAGGCGGGTACGCCCAAGAGCCGGCGTTCGCCTACCGCCCGCTGCCGTACGACCCTATCACGCTCAAGCGGGCGCTGTTCAGCGTCGAGGCGGATTCCGTGGCCGATCCTACTCTATCCCACCTGTTCCGCGAGAAGCAGGTCGAGCTCGACCGGCAGATCTCGGCTTTGCGCGACTTGAACACCCCGGCCTTCCGCTACGCGTGCCTGCAACTGTACGGGGAGGTCGACGACGCACTGGCGGCCCTCGCCCACGAACTGCTAGACCACGTCGACCCGGCCGAAGGCGCCGCTGCGGGTGGCGGCGACCTCAGCCTAGACGAGGTGGTGAAACGGGCTCAGCAAGAGATCGCCTACTATCGCAAACGCCTCCCCGAGTTCGAAGCGTCCGTGTCGACCGACGCCGACATCCCGTCGGGGGTAATGGTCACCCGCGGAACGCTGCTCATCTCCGAGAACGCGCGCATCACGCCCCGCCGTATCGACGCGTTGCTCCACCACGAGGTCGGCACGCACCTGCTCACGTACTTCAACGGTCGGCGTCAGCCGCTGCGGCTGCTTTCGGTGGGGCTGGCGGGCTACGAAGAGCTGCAGGAAGGGATCGCGGTGCTGCTGGAGCACCTCTCGGGGGGGCTGACCTCGTCGCGGGTGCGGGTGCTCGCCGGCCGAGTGGTCGCCGTGAGGATGATGTCCGACGGCCGCCCCTTCACCGAAACGTTCACTCGGCTGCACAAGCGGCACGGATTCGCCCCCCGTTCCGCGTTCCTGATGACGCTGCGAGTCTACCGCGGGGGGGGCATGACCAAGGACGCCATCTACCTGCGGGGCCTAAGAGACCTCCTTGAGTTCTTGGCGAACGAGGGAGACCTAGAGCCTCTGTTGGTAGGCAAGGTCGCCCTTGCCCACCTACGCCATCTGGAAGAACTGCAACGCCGCGGCATCGTGACCCCCCCGGCGGTGCTGCCGCGTCTGTGGGACCTACCCGAATTGCGCCAACGGCTCGACGCGTGTCGTGGCCGCTCGGTCCGCGAACTCCTGGAGATGGACAGATGA
- a CDS encoding transposase, producing MKKEGVIEKGDEPSDEEVRRFDKKRKNKKVSNAEWVSTTDPSARITKLKDGRTHLAYKAEHVVDIDTELILAAEVYHGDHSDTKTLCDSVMEAQTHLSEAGLEAQIEEAVADKGYHAAEQLELVTSVGVRTYVPEPKRRGESRLSAKPVEQQRAVKGNRRRTKTAKNKRLQRLRSERVERSFAHVCDTGGSRRTWLRGIDKVRKRLLTSALVRNLGLVMRKLFGIGTPRGLQGEGGSAGLMQLAWLLIAAMKNLWDTHARLGARPTESRLQLLTVGGPQEYALRSTGC from the coding sequence ATGAAGAAGGAAGGAGTGATCGAAAAAGGAGACGAGCCGAGCGACGAAGAGGTCCGCCGCTTCGATAAGAAGCGGAAGAACAAGAAGGTCTCGAACGCCGAGTGGGTCAGCACGACCGACCCGAGCGCACGGATCACCAAGCTCAAGGACGGCCGCACGCATTTGGCGTACAAGGCGGAGCACGTGGTCGATATCGATACGGAGCTGATCTTGGCGGCAGAGGTCTATCACGGCGACCACAGCGACACGAAGACCCTCTGCGACAGCGTGATGGAGGCGCAGACGCACCTGTCAGAGGCTGGGCTGGAAGCGCAGATCGAAGAAGCGGTTGCCGACAAGGGCTACCACGCTGCCGAGCAGCTGGAACTGGTCACGTCGGTCGGGGTGCGGACGTATGTGCCGGAGCCCAAGCGCCGCGGCGAGTCGCGTCTGAGCGCCAAGCCAGTCGAGCAGCAGCGCGCGGTGAAGGGTAACCGCCGGCGGACCAAGACCGCCAAGAACAAACGGCTCCAGCGGCTGAGGAGTGAACGGGTCGAGCGCAGCTTCGCCCACGTGTGCGACACCGGCGGGTCACGCCGCACATGGCTGCGGGGGATCGACAAGGTGAGGAAGCGGTTACTGACGTCGGCGCTGGTGCGGAACCTGGGCCTGGTAATGCGGAAGCTGTTCGGGATCGGCACGCCGAGGGGCCTGCAGGGCGAAGGTGGCTCCGCCGGGCTTATGCAGCTCGCCTGGCTTCTCATCGCAGCGATGAAGAACTTGTGGGACACACATGCTCGCCTGGGAGCCCGGCCTACAGAGTCACGCCTCCAACTGCTCACAGTTGGCGGGCCACAGGAGTATGCGCTTAGATCAACGGGCTGCTAG